The Girardinichthys multiradiatus isolate DD_20200921_A chromosome 6, DD_fGirMul_XY1, whole genome shotgun sequence genome window below encodes:
- the LOC124869308 gene encoding zinc finger protein 501-like isoform X2 has translation MTFGPELLRTQLRTRFWLIIRTETLRQTRSDADRTSSTDDHPQLCQPGLQHTTNSGRKMEYCPVCERGFYKQSHLEAHLWTHRGQKPNECWQCGKTYPTLMSLVLHQQVHGRSEPYHCSYCDRTFALKRDWKTHHRTHSGTKPFKCWFCGDGFNEQNQLDEHLDVHKGERSYHCKVCDKMFVSYQGFNFHRKSHKNSKRLPCLKCCKTFSNPQSLKVHQATHSNRKPHTCPTCGKGFKLHGGLRSHQRIHEDLKEYRCSECSKCFSSLQGLKLHDRTHTGLKPYKCSECGKRFTQAPHLKSHMVTHTGERPFLCTTCGKRFTQSSHLKSHIKLFHLGEKPFSCDDCGKSFTIAHYLKMHRLSHTKEKHYQCSYCDKAFSYHNSWRAHERIHTGERPFSCRDCGRTFITSGSLLTHQRAIHTGEKNHYCVTCGEFFFTSSLLRIHQLDHTGERPHACSCGKSFKTKGVLRFHLKRFTEHRPAQ, from the exons ATGACCTTTGGCCCGGAACTGCTCCGGACTCAGCTCAGGACTCGGTTCTGGTTGATCATCAGAACAGAGACACTGCGACAGACCCGGAGCGATGCAGACCGAACCAGCTCCACAG ATGATCATCCTCAGCTCTGTCAGCCAGGGCTGCAACATACCACCAACAGTGGCAGGAAGATGGAGTACTGCCCCGTGTGTGAGAGAGGGTTCTATAAGCAGTCCCACCTGGAGGCCCACCTGTGGACTCATCGAGGACAGAAGCCCAATGAGTGCTGGCAGTGTGGAAAGACCTACCCGACCCTGATGAGTCTGGTTCTGCACCAGCAGGTCCATGGCCGCAGTGAGCCGTACCACTGCTCCTACTGTGACCGGACCTTTGCCCTGAAGAGAGACTGGAAGACACACCACCGCACCCACTCAGGGACCAAACCCTTTAAGTGCTGGTTTTGTGGGGACGGCTTCAATGAGCAGAACCAGCTTGATGAGCACTTGGACGTCCACAAGGGGGAGAGGTCCTACCACTGCAAGGTCTGCGACAAAATGTTTGTGTCTTACCAGGGCTTCAACTTCCATCGCAAGTCACACAAAAACTCCAAGCGACTGCCTTGCCTTAAGTGCTGCAAGACCTTTAGCAACCCTCAGAGCCTGAAGGTCCACCAAGCAACCCACTCTAATAGGAAGCCACACACCTGTCCCACCTGCGGAAAAGGCTTCAAGCTGCATGGAGGCCTGCGCAGCCACCAGCGCATCCATGAAGACCTAAAGGAGTACCGCTGCTCTGAATGCAGCAAATGTTTCTCCAGCCTGCAGGGCCTAAAGCTCCATGATCGCACCCACACAGGCCTCAAGCCCTACAAGTGCTCAGAGTGCGGCAAGAGGTTCACACAGGCGCCTCACCTCAAGTCGCACATGGTCACCCACACCGGCGAGCGGCCCTTCCTTTGTACCACTTGCGGCAAGAGGTTCACCCAGTCATCCCATCTAAAGTCCCACATCAAGCTGTTCCACCTGGGTGAGAAGCCGTTCAGCTGCGACGACTGTGGAAAGAGCTTCACCATCGCACACTACCTGAAGATGCACCGGCTCAGCCACACCAAGGAGAAGCACTACCAGTGTTCGTACTGCGATAAGGCCTTCTCCTACCACAACTCATGGAGAGCACATGAGAGGATCCACACCGGCGAGCGGCCCTTTAGTTGCAGAGACTGCGGTCGGACCTTTATCACATCAGGCTCGCTGCTGACCCACCAGAGGGCCATacacacaggtgagaagaaCCACTACTGCGTCACCTGTGGCGAGTTCTTCTTCACCAGCTCCCTGCTGCGCATACACCAGCTGGACCACACCGGTGAGCGCCCACATGCCTGCAGCTGTGGCAAGAGCTTCAAGACCAAAGGAGTTCTGCGTTTCCACCTAAAGAGGTTCACGGAGCACCGGCCGGCCCAGTGA
- the LOC124869308 gene encoding gastrula zinc finger protein XlCGF52.1-like isoform X4, with amino-acid sequence MEYCPVCERGFYKQSHLEAHLWTHRGQKPNECWQCGKTYPTLMSLVLHQQVHGRSEPYHCSYCDRTFALKRDWKTHHRTHSGTKPFKCWFCGDGFNEQNQLDEHLDVHKGERSYHCKVCDKMFVSYQGFNFHRKSHKNSKRLPCLKCCKTFSNPQSLKVHQATHSNRKPHTCPTCGKGFKLHGGLRSHQRIHEDLKEYRCSECSKCFSSLQGLKLHDRTHTGLKPYKCSECGKRFTQAPHLKSHMVTHTGERPFLCTTCGKRFTQSSHLKSHIKLFHLGEKPFSCDDCGKSFTIAHYLKMHRLSHTKEKHYQCSYCDKAFSYHNSWRAHERIHTGERPFSCRDCGRTFITSGSLLTHQRAIHTGEKNHYCVTCGEFFFTSSLLRIHQLDHTGERPHACSCGKSFKTKGVLRFHLKRFTEHRPAQ; translated from the coding sequence ATGGAGTACTGCCCCGTGTGTGAGAGAGGGTTCTATAAGCAGTCCCACCTGGAGGCCCACCTGTGGACTCATCGAGGACAGAAGCCCAATGAGTGCTGGCAGTGTGGAAAGACCTACCCGACCCTGATGAGTCTGGTTCTGCACCAGCAGGTCCATGGCCGCAGTGAGCCGTACCACTGCTCCTACTGTGACCGGACCTTTGCCCTGAAGAGAGACTGGAAGACACACCACCGCACCCACTCAGGGACCAAACCCTTTAAGTGCTGGTTTTGTGGGGACGGCTTCAATGAGCAGAACCAGCTTGATGAGCACTTGGACGTCCACAAGGGGGAGAGGTCCTACCACTGCAAGGTCTGCGACAAAATGTTTGTGTCTTACCAGGGCTTCAACTTCCATCGCAAGTCACACAAAAACTCCAAGCGACTGCCTTGCCTTAAGTGCTGCAAGACCTTTAGCAACCCTCAGAGCCTGAAGGTCCACCAAGCAACCCACTCTAATAGGAAGCCACACACCTGTCCCACCTGCGGAAAAGGCTTCAAGCTGCATGGAGGCCTGCGCAGCCACCAGCGCATCCATGAAGACCTAAAGGAGTACCGCTGCTCTGAATGCAGCAAATGTTTCTCCAGCCTGCAGGGCCTAAAGCTCCATGATCGCACCCACACAGGCCTCAAGCCCTACAAGTGCTCAGAGTGCGGCAAGAGGTTCACACAGGCGCCTCACCTCAAGTCGCACATGGTCACCCACACCGGCGAGCGGCCCTTCCTTTGTACCACTTGCGGCAAGAGGTTCACCCAGTCATCCCATCTAAAGTCCCACATCAAGCTGTTCCACCTGGGTGAGAAGCCGTTCAGCTGCGACGACTGTGGAAAGAGCTTCACCATCGCACACTACCTGAAGATGCACCGGCTCAGCCACACCAAGGAGAAGCACTACCAGTGTTCGTACTGCGATAAGGCCTTCTCCTACCACAACTCATGGAGAGCACATGAGAGGATCCACACCGGCGAGCGGCCCTTTAGTTGCAGAGACTGCGGTCGGACCTTTATCACATCAGGCTCGCTGCTGACCCACCAGAGGGCCATacacacaggtgagaagaaCCACTACTGCGTCACCTGTGGCGAGTTCTTCTTCACCAGCTCCCTGCTGCGCATACACCAGCTGGACCACACCGGTGAGCGCCCACATGCCTGCAGCTGTGGCAAGAGCTTCAAGACCAAAGGAGTTCTGCGTTTCCACCTAAAGAGGTTCACGGAGCACCGGCCGGCCCAGTGA
- the LOC124869308 gene encoding zinc finger protein 501-like isoform X1 — translation MQTEPAPQDAADGLCSIQIKPEPGDDVEIQSFPLLKKLSIKLTDCRAWLEGRDFLSLDDHPQLCQPGLQHTTNSGRKMEYCPVCERGFYKQSHLEAHLWTHRGQKPNECWQCGKTYPTLMSLVLHQQVHGRSEPYHCSYCDRTFALKRDWKTHHRTHSGTKPFKCWFCGDGFNEQNQLDEHLDVHKGERSYHCKVCDKMFVSYQGFNFHRKSHKNSKRLPCLKCCKTFSNPQSLKVHQATHSNRKPHTCPTCGKGFKLHGGLRSHQRIHEDLKEYRCSECSKCFSSLQGLKLHDRTHTGLKPYKCSECGKRFTQAPHLKSHMVTHTGERPFLCTTCGKRFTQSSHLKSHIKLFHLGEKPFSCDDCGKSFTIAHYLKMHRLSHTKEKHYQCSYCDKAFSYHNSWRAHERIHTGERPFSCRDCGRTFITSGSLLTHQRAIHTGEKNHYCVTCGEFFFTSSLLRIHQLDHTGERPHACSCGKSFKTKGVLRFHLKRFTEHRPAQ, via the exons ATGCAGACCGAACCAGCTCCACAG GATGCAGCTGATGGACTCTGCAGCATACAGATCAAACCAGAACCAGGCGACGATGTGGAGATCCAGTCATTTCCACTTCTAAAGAAGCTGTCCATCAAACTCACTGACTGCAGGGCGTGGCTGGAGGGGCGGGACTTCCTCTCTCTGG ATGATCATCCTCAGCTCTGTCAGCCAGGGCTGCAACATACCACCAACAGTGGCAGGAAGATGGAGTACTGCCCCGTGTGTGAGAGAGGGTTCTATAAGCAGTCCCACCTGGAGGCCCACCTGTGGACTCATCGAGGACAGAAGCCCAATGAGTGCTGGCAGTGTGGAAAGACCTACCCGACCCTGATGAGTCTGGTTCTGCACCAGCAGGTCCATGGCCGCAGTGAGCCGTACCACTGCTCCTACTGTGACCGGACCTTTGCCCTGAAGAGAGACTGGAAGACACACCACCGCACCCACTCAGGGACCAAACCCTTTAAGTGCTGGTTTTGTGGGGACGGCTTCAATGAGCAGAACCAGCTTGATGAGCACTTGGACGTCCACAAGGGGGAGAGGTCCTACCACTGCAAGGTCTGCGACAAAATGTTTGTGTCTTACCAGGGCTTCAACTTCCATCGCAAGTCACACAAAAACTCCAAGCGACTGCCTTGCCTTAAGTGCTGCAAGACCTTTAGCAACCCTCAGAGCCTGAAGGTCCACCAAGCAACCCACTCTAATAGGAAGCCACACACCTGTCCCACCTGCGGAAAAGGCTTCAAGCTGCATGGAGGCCTGCGCAGCCACCAGCGCATCCATGAAGACCTAAAGGAGTACCGCTGCTCTGAATGCAGCAAATGTTTCTCCAGCCTGCAGGGCCTAAAGCTCCATGATCGCACCCACACAGGCCTCAAGCCCTACAAGTGCTCAGAGTGCGGCAAGAGGTTCACACAGGCGCCTCACCTCAAGTCGCACATGGTCACCCACACCGGCGAGCGGCCCTTCCTTTGTACCACTTGCGGCAAGAGGTTCACCCAGTCATCCCATCTAAAGTCCCACATCAAGCTGTTCCACCTGGGTGAGAAGCCGTTCAGCTGCGACGACTGTGGAAAGAGCTTCACCATCGCACACTACCTGAAGATGCACCGGCTCAGCCACACCAAGGAGAAGCACTACCAGTGTTCGTACTGCGATAAGGCCTTCTCCTACCACAACTCATGGAGAGCACATGAGAGGATCCACACCGGCGAGCGGCCCTTTAGTTGCAGAGACTGCGGTCGGACCTTTATCACATCAGGCTCGCTGCTGACCCACCAGAGGGCCATacacacaggtgagaagaaCCACTACTGCGTCACCTGTGGCGAGTTCTTCTTCACCAGCTCCCTGCTGCGCATACACCAGCTGGACCACACCGGTGAGCGCCCACATGCCTGCAGCTGTGGCAAGAGCTTCAAGACCAAAGGAGTTCTGCGTTTCCACCTAAAGAGGTTCACGGAGCACCGGCCGGCCCAGTGA
- the LOC124869308 gene encoding zinc finger protein OZF-like isoform X3: MQTEPAPQDAADGLCSIQIKPEPGDDVEIQSFPLLKKLSIKLTDCRAWLEGRDFLSLDDHPQLCQPGLQHTTNSGRKMEYCPVCERGFYKQSHLEAHLWTHRGQKPNECWQCGKTYPTLMSLVLHQQVHGRSEPYHCSYCDRTFALKRDWKTHHRTHSGTKPFKCWFCGDGFNEQNQLDEHLDVHKGERSYHCKVCDKMFVSYQGFNFHRKSHKNSKRLPCLKCCKTFSNPQSLKVHQATHSNRKPHTCPTCGKGFKLHGGLRSHQRIHEDLKEYRCSECSKCFSSLQGLKLHDRTHTGLKPYKCSECGKRFTQAPHLKSHMVTHTGERPFLCTTCGKRFTQSSHLKSHIKLFHLGEKPFSCDDCGKSFTIAHYLKMHRLSHTKEKHYQCSYCDKAFSYHNSWRAHERIHTGERPFSCRDCGRTFITSGSLLTHQRAIHTDPERSI; encoded by the exons ATGCAGACCGAACCAGCTCCACAG GATGCAGCTGATGGACTCTGCAGCATACAGATCAAACCAGAACCAGGCGACGATGTGGAGATCCAGTCATTTCCACTTCTAAAGAAGCTGTCCATCAAACTCACTGACTGCAGGGCGTGGCTGGAGGGGCGGGACTTCCTCTCTCTGG ATGATCATCCTCAGCTCTGTCAGCCAGGGCTGCAACATACCACCAACAGTGGCAGGAAGATGGAGTACTGCCCCGTGTGTGAGAGAGGGTTCTATAAGCAGTCCCACCTGGAGGCCCACCTGTGGACTCATCGAGGACAGAAGCCCAATGAGTGCTGGCAGTGTGGAAAGACCTACCCGACCCTGATGAGTCTGGTTCTGCACCAGCAGGTCCATGGCCGCAGTGAGCCGTACCACTGCTCCTACTGTGACCGGACCTTTGCCCTGAAGAGAGACTGGAAGACACACCACCGCACCCACTCAGGGACCAAACCCTTTAAGTGCTGGTTTTGTGGGGACGGCTTCAATGAGCAGAACCAGCTTGATGAGCACTTGGACGTCCACAAGGGGGAGAGGTCCTACCACTGCAAGGTCTGCGACAAAATGTTTGTGTCTTACCAGGGCTTCAACTTCCATCGCAAGTCACACAAAAACTCCAAGCGACTGCCTTGCCTTAAGTGCTGCAAGACCTTTAGCAACCCTCAGAGCCTGAAGGTCCACCAAGCAACCCACTCTAATAGGAAGCCACACACCTGTCCCACCTGCGGAAAAGGCTTCAAGCTGCATGGAGGCCTGCGCAGCCACCAGCGCATCCATGAAGACCTAAAGGAGTACCGCTGCTCTGAATGCAGCAAATGTTTCTCCAGCCTGCAGGGCCTAAAGCTCCATGATCGCACCCACACAGGCCTCAAGCCCTACAAGTGCTCAGAGTGCGGCAAGAGGTTCACACAGGCGCCTCACCTCAAGTCGCACATGGTCACCCACACCGGCGAGCGGCCCTTCCTTTGTACCACTTGCGGCAAGAGGTTCACCCAGTCATCCCATCTAAAGTCCCACATCAAGCTGTTCCACCTGGGTGAGAAGCCGTTCAGCTGCGACGACTGTGGAAAGAGCTTCACCATCGCACACTACCTGAAGATGCACCGGCTCAGCCACACCAAGGAGAAGCACTACCAGTGTTCGTACTGCGATAAGGCCTTCTCCTACCACAACTCATGGAGAGCACATGAGAGGATCCACACCGGCGAGCGGCCCTTTAGTTGCAGAGACTGCGGTCGGACCTTTATCACATCAGGCTCGCTGCTGACCCACCAGAGGGCCATacacacag ATCCAGAGAGAAGCATCTAA